The Cicer arietinum cultivar CDC Frontier isolate Library 1 chromosome 1, Cicar.CDCFrontier_v2.0, whole genome shotgun sequence genome contains the following window.
AGGTGTTCTCATTGGCccccttttatttatttataagatctttaattattttttttaaaatataacaaacacTATTATACTTAATTGACATAACTGTACGAGGTATCGAGTTCGAATTCGAAATATGAtatctaattttataatattgatatttactAGTTAAACTAAGATTTAATAACAActctatttgtttttttatataattatgcttttaaaaactttttttgttaatttcttataatatcaaatgaatattatattagttttgtATTTGACTTCTGACTATTAtaattgtgaattatggttttcttaataaaatataaacttcaTTATTATGcagtatataaaaaatacttagGTTAAAAGACTATTTTGCAATAGTCCCATAAGGAATATTTGATTCTCCATTTAGGTATTTAtacttatattaaaaaaatatattaacatagtaaaatataatagacAAAATATCTAATGCggtcttttaatttaaattcagGTAGtaatacaattattttattttattttttctttttgatttggtcatttatttaattttaagtaacaatttgattttttatgtcttaaaatgttaacaatattatcttttttaaaagaaattcagaaaattcattaaaactttcaaataaaatccataaaaCTAGTTATCATCTTCAACATAATCCAagttttcatcaaattcataactaaatattcaaataaactcatatttccatttccaacaatatcaaattatcaaataaaaaataaaaatatgagtttatttgaatatttgatgtatatatgaattttcttaaaatttgtaaTGAATTTTCTGAGCTTTTATTAAAAGggataacattgttaatattttaagacATTAATGATCGAAtcgttagttaaaattaaataaagaatcattaggaaaaaaagattaaaaaaatgaattattatttgaaattaagttaagtgaCCACGAAAAATATTTTGCCAACATAATATTACAAAGTACTCCCTATCCAAAATAAATATGGTCATAATTTTTAtcacataaattataaaaaaattataaattaatgttgcaattttataaattatttatttattattgataattaaaaattattataaattgaaataataatgaCTAGAAAatggtacaaaaaaatatacttttgaatagattataaaaaaaatagatggactaaaactgcaattaaacctatttaaaacaaaaaattacactttttttaaaatattttttatccgTTAAAACGTCACTTATTTCAGAGAGAAGAGAATAACAAGTACCActtatttttttggtttcatTTGTAaggaaaatttataatttttaatatttatttactttttgaatatattttttaccattacttcaatttagtttttgtttgtttgtttgttagaGCATCTTTTCATGGGAGATAATTATGTTTGAGCTGTGTTAGATATTAATTGTGAATAACTCtccctataaaatttaaaatcgttATTTAATATTTCACTATTTGTTTCTCACGAGGGTATCTTTGAAAAGATATCAAAAAGTTAGGATAACAAATACTCCCTCTTTGTTAAAAAGTATTattgtctcaaaataaatatatattttttttgttttcaatgtaaaattaattattattttacaatttaaccatacaaataatactttttaaattatttacaaagcATTACATAAAAGGACATATTTACAAAGCATTACATAATAGtattttcttaatatgtgtTAAAGGAGAAAAATTGACATTTATTGTGAGACATGAAATACTAAGACTTTATTTGGTAAAATTATGTGACGTTCATAGCTTAAAATTTATAGCCGATAAATGTTACCTAATTaaagtgtttgataaaattaatagttaattagtttaaaaatattaaataaaataaaaggacattcttcactaaaaaaaaattatcaattaatttttaaaatattttaaaaatattaatttgaaatctatcaatatgatatattttttatttattcatctcttttgtttactttaaattaaataaattagttatttaccttaaaatattaattattttaaaatttcaattatttataaataatttaaaattaaaataaataaactatttattaatctgatatatatatatatatatatatatatatatatatattatttagctagtttaaattataatatatatatatattatttaacttaaaatataatttataataattattttaaatttattttatataagttatttatttaatttattttaaaattaattattttctattatagtaaataaattataaagggtaaattttattttagttataataaTGATTTGAAATGACCCCATATCATAGGCGGCCAAAGCCCTTCCTTCGCTTCGGACACGCTGTTTGTAAAATTggatgaaaaaattataagctATAATTCATAAGCTCATATGCTACTTTAATTAgcttataaaaaatgttataaactTTAAGTTATAAGATCCCTTTTTTACCTAACCCCTCCTAAGAATAGTTAATTAAGAGTTAAAAAATGAATAGTTAATTAAGAAACTTCTAATATATCttctttaaatcaaatatctaaaatattgaTGATCACAAATCACTTTTGACATGAATTTTAAGGTCGATGTGATTGAAGTTAATTATTTGGCTTAATAATTTATGGTTATTCTCTTATTTTGTCGTACTCACCAAAATAACTACTATCAAATGTCTGACACGATACAAAGAGAGCAACATCAtgcaaacaaatttttaaatatgtgtatttttttttttatctatgaaaTGATGCATTTATAGAGGATGAATATGTTGCAATCAAGGTTTTACGAAAGTTGTTTTGAAATCATTTTCGTTTTGGGTAATATCTGTGCCATCTTCGATTCTTATTTTGctcttttttgtttaatattctactatattaaatttagaaaaaaatatcctctttataaaattaaactttttataatttagaatttttccATAAAAAATGGTGATGGGCATGTTATATTTTTGGTTTTGTAGGGCATATTTTCAAAAGacactaaattaaatatattgacGAAAGAATACTATTAAGAGTATATCTATCTACCTCatcaaacattaatattatacattttaaaaataacatgtttgattTCAGAAATATGTTATTTTACAGTTAAGAagctaataaaaataaataaatatttttgtaatttatatttaattctgaAAATCTTTTTGTCATTGTTGAAATGCATCATTTTGATGTTTGATGAGCTGGATAAATCTATACTATCTTTAATCTGATGTGTTTAAGAACCTATCATATTACTATTCTTGAGGCAAAATTTATTCGTTGaagtaaaaaatttcaaacaagtattaaactgtttttttttttaataaaggttaatatatattaaagaaagagtACAAGTATTACAAAAGGATGAGACACAAAAGGCCAAAAACCATcctaaaatttaagaaaatataaaactagGTAAACCTAGCCTGTTTGGCAATATCCATCCTGATGTAAAAGAACTCCATGGTTGCATTGATAACATCCTTTTTTAATGATTTCTCAATAATTTTGGAAGAAGAAATCTCCAAAGCCATCAAATCCAAGGGCACCATCATTTTTTTAGTCTTAGAAGAGAAGGTAAATTCTACTATAATTAACTCATACGACTGTGAGGTTTCGAGTTCAAACAGGGACAAGACgtccaacctaacaatatcgacattGGTCAGTTGAACTATGACTTAAGGATTAAGGGCACCATAATTATTCAAGGAAAAAAATGCATTATGAATTTCATCTATAGAAAGGAGCATGGTGAGCATATAATTGACACTCTCTGTCACCTATAACTGTAGAATCACTTCATCTATTAGACCATTGTCCAGGAATGAATTCAAGACTCTGCCTATAGTTCGATGATTCAAATAGTCTGATGCATCACAAAACAAGGattgtagaaaataaaaatcaaggAGATagatataaaacaataaatatccCACACATTCATGAAAATCAAGGAGAATGATAAACTGGTACCGACACCTTAAAGTATAAGGTGatgtttcttttaaaaatgtcatttacaataacaatatattgaaaataaattttaaataaatctgCAATATTTAAACATTGAGTGTAGGTTAAAATATTGAGTCTTGATTGTCATCAATCTCACCACAGAGATAATATATTACTTGAATTTGTTGAATGATGAACCTCAAAATGATCCAAACATGGTTTCTATGTTCAAAacgtgtgtgtatatatatatatatatatatatatatatatatatatattcaaataattATGTAGTGTAAAATTTGTTGATATACATGTTTAATTTATAGTGTATTCGTCAAGATAACAATGATGACAATGAATATTATGTCATACAATTTATGAAAGTGATCATCATTGAAAATCAAAACACGATTTCAGTTAATGTAcgtgaaattgatttaattattagttGTAATCAAATGCATTTGATATACTTAAGCTCTaactcaatttaatattttcttttttatatttaatacttttttGACTACAATTGTGTTACTTACTCTAAAGATAAGTTAACTGAGGTGAATGAGGATTGAGCTAATTATATGCTTGGTAACTTTTTGAGtggtattttatctttttcttaaaTGTTTGAGTTcttagatttaaatttaaattttgttgagttatttATGGTTTGTTAAGTGTTTTTTCTTCTATGCAAGAAACATGATAAAAACTAAGTAAAGAGAATCATGGTGGAagttaataaagaaaaaagagtCCATCAAATATTAATGTGGTTTTGGTGTGGATATCTATATTGGGTTGATGCAAGGCCATATGAAAGATTTACATAGTGTTTAGGTGCATAGGTTGTGAGCAGTTATGTTGGTatcaattgaatttttattttttatttttaaagtgatAGATAATTGAATGTTGAGGAAATAGTTTTATACTTTGGCAATCttgtctttttattaatttgtgatgtttatattatgaaatttgatttaattttcttgTCTTATATCCTAAACCCTTATAACATGAGAGCTATAAAAGACTATcgaattatcaatttttttaatgaaaaaacaatattataatatcgcttattatatcagaagcactataaaaaaacttatttaaaatcttatttaataatGAACTATAATAACACATGTTATAACGGctataataatttgattatttttttatttattaaaaaactatCATAATAATGCTTATTAGACATTATTACATGTGAGcgcattttatagttttattaaacattttattGCAATTCTCTTATAATAAACACTATAAAACGCTGTCTATTTTTAATAATGCAAATattaataaagtttttaaatgctataaaagattaaaatagggttttatatatatatatatatatatatatattctatttttaaaattataataccaGATTGCCCCACttccaaaaaataatatcaGATTGTCCTACTTTTTAGCCCCATTTGCAAGTCGCAACCTGGGGATGCGACttcctgaagaaaaaaaaatttgaactttactagactagatggtcgcatcctggggatgcgacctcctactagcttctattttttttattattttttttgttgaatttagttattggatatattatatttattattgttaaatattttaaaaataattataacattaaaaaatacaaaatgttatcataaataataaaaataattagtttaataatattatataacttttaataattataataataataataataataattttaataataataataataaaaagaaaattctattaataaaataaaaatacatttatatatagaatattttatatactattaatttatatattgttaattttatattttatattaatgtcttatatattttatattaatttatatattgttaattttatattttatatttcaaaatccCTGGAAGGATAAACTAAAATGTCATGGTCATGCCAATAAAAAACGCCATATTACCGTATTTGCAACAAGCTAGATTTGGTGAAGTGATCAAACTAGTAAACTACAAGATCGATGTCGGTTTGATTACTGCTATGGTTGAAAGGTGGAGACCAGAAACTCATACTTTTCATTTCCCGGTAGGTGAATagaattttctttattaataataaaagtatttttgttttattaatagagttttctttttattattattattaaaattattattattattattattattattattattatttttatattataataattattaaaagttatataatattattaaattaattatttttattatttataataatattttgtattttttaattttataattatttttaaaatatttaataataataataaatataatatacccaaaaatataataacaaaatttaaaaaaaaaaaaatttaaggcaagtaggaggtcgcatccccaggatgcgaccatctagtgaagttcaaattttttttttcaggaaGTCGCATCCCCAGGTTGCGACTTGCAACTGGGGCTAAAAAGTAGGACAATCTGGTATTATTTTTTGGAAGTGGGACAATCtggtattaaaattttaaaaatagaatatttatataaaaaacccattaaaataataaaatgcattttttgaCACAATGATCTGAAAAAAAATAGTCTTAAAACTACTTAAATGAGAAACTCTATTTAGTagttctttaaaaaaaagtgattttcatCATTGCAGACAATAATccaaaataacttatatttttttaaagtttctaacaaatgatttataaattattaagttgACAAaccacttttatttatatatatatttcccATTTGAAAGGAAAAACATATATTTCTCTTAGATTACTCAATCACATTTGATAAtttgacaaataaaatatttatttatacttgACGTCTAAAGGCGTCATTAGAAATAAGCTCCTTTAGATAATACGAAATGTTTGTTTTCATGAAacacttataattttatttaataaataaatacaacaatatttttatcaatcCAATCTAAGATATTTCTGTACgcaatataaaattaatctcTTTAAGTAACCGAATTCATTTAAAGAGATAACCATTTCTAACCGATGTTTTCCAAATACATTAgtcaaaaatcaaatatttgacTAAATAGTTAAGAAATCAAATCATCTTCGTCTTGTATATcacattgatatatttttatataattttacaaCATACACGAAATATATTTGAGATACCTTCCACcttataatttttaaacaagAAATCAATTAATTTCTAGACATTgggattttttttatcaatatatctttttttttaaaatcaaaataccCTACTTTGAGTTTTACATActaaaatgccctactttttagaGCCAGTAGGAGGTTGTGACCTGAGGGTGCGACTAGATGAAGCTAAATTTTTTTCACCCAATAGGAGGTCGTTGGTCGGAGATGCGACCTTCTAAAggatttcttaattttttttattcgttttaagattaatttaattgttaatatattaataaataattaaactaataaataattatattaaataattaattaatttaattatttattaatattatttaatataattatttatttatttattaatatattaacaattaaattaaccctaaataatattaaaaaatcctaattggcaGTGGAAAATATTGTACACATACACCAGTCAAAGCGAAcaataatattacattaaatttgttcctaaaatatctttaaaaaacatctatatataataataattttaatattatttaaattttaatattaaatttgtgtgGAGGTTGACGTCATCATTTCAACGCGTAGTTATTTAGTCGCGTCACTCTTTGATTATAAAAGCAACATTTCTTCATTACAATTACTCTTAATTTCTTGTATCTCTCTCTAACAATAATGGCACAATCATCGAAGAAGATCTCATTGAAAACAGCCGACAATGTCGTTTTTGAGATTGATCCCTCAATTGCAAAGCAGATGAAAACAGTTCAGTCTTTcattgatgaagatgaagatgttAAGTTAATTCCTTTACCAAATGTCTTATGTAAGGAACTCCCTTTGATAATTCAGTACTGCAAGAAATACGTTGCTGGAGAGATCACAAAGGAATTTGAAGCAGAGTTTGTGAAAGAGATGACCAATGAAGAAGTGAAGGTTCTCTTCCTTGCAGCAAATTACCTAAACGTTGAAAGgctttttgattttttgagcCAGATCATTGCAAATCGAATCGAGAACAAGAGTGTGGAGTATGTGCGTAAGTTCTTTGGGGTTGAAAGCGATTTCACTCCCGAAGAAGAAGCCAAACTCCGTAGAGAGAATTCTTGGACTTTCAGCGGAGTTGATGAAGACGACTGAAgatgaataattattattttatattaggaattctttaattttgtctttaaattaGATCTACCAAAcattttttctttgtatttttgtttttatttttgtaaattagaTGTATGCCGTGTGATCGAAATCGAACATTTGaaatcttaataaattttgatttttaaaatctaaaatttccATACTTAAGATCAAAATTGTGTGGTCAAATTCACTAACTAAAAGAAATCATGATCTCCTTATTAGTGAATGTAAACCCTAATAAGTgacatttatttattgatatgTCGAATATCCATtttgtgtttttgaagaaaaccTTCTCACAACAAATAGCATTGCTGATAATTTCGGTAATAACATCAACGaaatagttaattttttgttaaaaaataaattgaaatagtTACTCCTTTTTGCTACCCAACTTTATTTAGTCTTCTCTAGATTTTTGAAACTATAAAGTTTTTTCTCGGAAAAGAACACATTCACAATCTTAAAGTAACTCATTCTGAAGTAAAGTGAGtctaataaaatcaaattcctCCAAAGTGCTTTGGATGCCCCGTAGTATAGTCTCCAACTCCtttcttctaaaaatattaCCGAAGTGTTCATCATTAAACTTCAAGGAATCCTCTTTCTCACTCGCAAGAGCTGTATCAACTCCACCATTCTCATGTAATCTATTCCAAGCATTAGCAACCACAAAAGAATAATGAGAGTGAGTACACCAAGCAGCTTGAAATATAAAAGGACACCGATCTTTACAAGTAGTCTGATGacaagaaagaagaagaaggttaTGGTCTAAACGTCTACGCACAAGGTGTTCGACGGTCGCTTCTTGAAAGCTCATACTCAACTCCAAGTCACAAACTCCTATATCTAACCTTTTAGAAATAGAAACGACCCCCAACACACTTACAATGCTAAGTAAATTTCGAACCAAAGTAGTTAAGATCCATAAACCCtataacgccccaaattttttacaataatgcTACCAACACCCCCCAAATTGCTATTCACACccttcaaaaattaaaaaaatcaaaatgccCAAAATGCCCCTGTCATCAATATTACACATTTATTATTCCATAACTCTCATTTATcaattttcatcaaacctcACAACTCACCTACAAAAATCATCATACTTCACTAACTAATactcaaaatcattaaaaagtTACATCACTCACTCATAACCTATAACACATAAGTTTGATAATCACATTGTGGTTAAAACTACATAAAAAGGTATGTTTGTTGCTCTGTATTTTGGTTcgtattttttttgtaaatctggggattttacgtgaactcagttcacgtacgttttggagttacgtgaactgagttcacgtatgttttaaaaaattaaaaatgtcataCTCTACGcaaactgagttcacgtacagcTACGTGAACTCAGATTGCGTAATCAATGGAGTTTGAAACTAGAATCCTCATATTGTACGCAATCTGAATTCACGTACACCTACGTGAACTAAGATTGCGTAATCGTTGAATGTTGAATAATAAGCCACGTACGTGATATGAAATTGCGTATTCAGAAAAAAGTTTGGAAAATAAGTTTTGTACGTGAACTGCAATTCACGTAagtttacgtgaactgagttcacgtacgtttactAGATTTCAGATCACgtaaacatacgtgaactcagttcacgtaNNNNNNNNNNNNNNNNNNNNNNNNNNNNNNNNNNNNNNNNNNNNNNNNNNNNNNNNNNNNNNNNNNNNNNNNNNNNNNNNNNNNNNNNNNNNNNNNNNNNNNNNNNNNNNNNNNNNNNNNNNNNNNNNNNNNNNNNNNNNNNNNNNNNNNNNNNNNNNNNNNNNNNNNNNNNNNNNNNNNNNNNNNNNNNNNNNNNNNNNNNNNNNNNNNNNNNNNNNNNNNNNNNNNNNNNNNNNNNNNNNNNNNNNNNNNNNNNNNNNNNNNNNNNNNNNNNNNNNNNNNNNNNNNNNNNNNNNNNNNNNNNNNNNNNNNNNNNNNNNNNNNNNNNNNNNNNNNNNNNNNNNNNNNNNNNNNNNNNNNNNNNNNNNNNNNNNNNNNNNNNNNNNNNNNNNNNNNNNNNNNNNNNNNNNNNNNNNNNNNNNNNNNNNNNNNNNNNNNNNNNNNNNNNNNNNNNNNNNNNNNNNNNNNNNNNNNNNNNNNNNNNNNNNNNNNNNNNNNNNNNNNNNNNNNNNNNNNNNNNNNNNNNNNNNNNNNNNNNNNNNNNNNNNNNNNNNNNNNNNNNNNNNNNNNNNNNNNNNNNNNNNNNNNNNNNNNNNNNNNNNNNNNNNNNNNNNNNNNNNNNNNNNNNNNNNNNNNNNNNNNNNNNNNNNNNNNNNNNNNNNNNNNNNNNNNNNNNNNNNNNNNNNNNNNNNNNNNNNNNNNNNNNNNNNNNNNNNNNNNNNNNNNNNNNNNNNNNNNNNNNNNNNNNNNNNNNNNNNNNNNNNNNNNNNNNNNNNNNNNNNNNNNNNNNNNNNNNNNNNNNNNNNNNNNNNNNNNNNNNNNNNNNNNNNNNNNNNNNNNNNNNNNNNNNNNNNNNNNNNNNNNNNNNNNNNNNNNNNNNNNNNNNNNNNNNNNNNNNNNNNNNNNNNNNNNNNNNNNNNNNNNNNNNNNNNNNNNNNNNNNNNNNNNNNNNNNNNNNNNNNNNNNNNNNNNNNNNNNNNNNNNNNNNNNNNNNNNNNNNNNNNNNNNNNNNNNNNNNNNNNNNNNNNNNNNNNNNNNNNNNNNNNNNNNNNNNNNNNNNNNNNNNNNNNNNNNNNNNNNNNNNNNNNNNNNNNNNNNNNNNNNNNNNNNNNNNNNNNNNNNNNNNNNNNNNNNNNNNNNNNNNNNNNNNNNNNNNNNNNNNNNNNNNNNNNNNNNNNNNNNNNNNNNNNNNNNNNNNNNNNNNNNNNNNNNNNNNNNNNNNNNNNNNNNNNNNNNNNNNNNNNNNNNNNNNNNNNNNNNNNNNNNNNNNNNNNNNNNNNNNNNNNNNNNNNNNNNNNNNNNNNNNNNNNNNNNNNNNNNNNNNNNNNNNNNNNNNNNNNNNNNNNNNNNNNNNNNNNNNNNNNNNNNNNNNNNNNNNNNNNNNNNNNNNNNNNNNNNNNNNNNNNNNNNNNNNNNNNNNNNNNNNNNNNNNNNNNNNNNNNNNNNNNNNNNNNNNNNNNNNNNNNNNNNNNNNNNNNNNNNNNNNNNNNNNNNNNNNNNNNNNNNNNNNNNNNNNNNNNNNNNNNNNNNNNNNNNNNNNNNNNNNNNNNNNNNNNNNNNNNNNNNNNNNNNNNNNNNNNNNNNNNNNNNNNNNNNNNNNNNNNNNNNNNNNNNNNNNNNNNNNNNNNNNNNNNNNNNNNNNNNNNNNNNNNNNNNNNNNNNNNNNNNNNNNNNNNNNNNNNNNNNNNNNNNNNNNNNNNNNNNNNNNNNNNNNNNNNNNNNNNNNNNNNNNNNNNNNNNNNNNNNNNNNNNNNNNNNNNNNNNNNNNNNNNNNNNNNNNNNNNNNNNNNNNNNNNNNNNNNNNNNNNNNNNNNNNNNNNNNNNNNNNNNNNNNNNNNNNNNNNNNNNNNNNNNNNNNNNNNNNNNNNNNNNNNNNNNNNNNNNNNNNNNNNNNNNNNNNNNNNNNNNNNNNNNNNNNNNNNNNNNNNNNNNNNNNNNNNNNNNNNNNNNNNNNNNNNNNNNNNNNNNNNNNNNNNNNNNNNNNNNNNNNNNNNNNNNNNNNNNNNNNNNNNNNNNNNNNNNNNNNNNNNNNNNNNNNNNNNNNNNNNNNNNNNNNNNNNNNNNNNNNNNNNNNNNNNNNNNNNNNNNNNNNNNNNNNNNNNNNNNNNNNNNNNNNNNNNNNNNNNNNNNNNNNNNNNNNNNNNNNNNNNNNNNNNNNNNNNNNNNNNNNNNNNNNNNNNNNNNNNNNNNNNNNNNNNNNNNNNNNNNNNNNNNNNNNNNNNNNNNNNNNNNNNNNNNNNNNNNNNNNNNNNNNNNNNNNNNNNNNNNNNNNNNNNNNNNNNNNNNNNNNNNNNNNNNNNNNNNNNNNNNNNNNNNNNNNNNNNNNNNNNNNNNNNNNNNNNNNNNNNNNNNNNNNNNNNNNNNNNNNNNNNNNNNNNNNNNNNNNNNNNNNNNNNNNNNNNNNNNNNNNNNNNNNNNNNNNNNNNNNNNNNNNNNNNNNNNNNNATTTAATTTTTCACTTAGATAGTTATTCCCATTTTATGCATTTGTTAACctttaatgtcatttttaataaattataaatttattattttaacaggTTTATTTAAAGCCAAATTCTCCTATACCACCACCAAGTAATTTGTGGAGAAAA
Protein-coding sequences here:
- the LOC101509555 gene encoding SKP1-like protein 14; amino-acid sequence: MAQSSKKISLKTADNVVFEIDPSIAKQMKTVQSFIDEDEDVKLIPLPNVLCKELPLIIQYCKKYVAGEITKEFEAEFVKEMTNEEVKVLFLAANYLNVERLFDFLSQIIANRIENKSVEYVRKFFGVESDFTPEEEAKLRRENSWTFSGVDEDD